One window of the Chanodichthys erythropterus isolate Z2021 chromosome 2, ASM2448905v1, whole genome shotgun sequence genome contains the following:
- the tcea3 gene encoding transcription elongation factor A protein 3 isoform X4 codes for MTREEDLLRIAKKLDKMVSRNNMDGALDLLRELKNFNMTLKLLQDTRIGMSVNGIRKHCTDEDVVNLAKILIKNWKKLLESAQNQKSEKTNENGSHPSKQSGSPNRISPERESSPQRLKTEIKPDLDFNKKPDEKHRREKRDAELRNRKQESDQKKEKQSINNKKELESTTKCPTRKDAPVDFFPPASIISHHPLRRSSVDVKKERKDTLGSLQSLPLQSHPPKRPFIDGKKERLDIALEVHAVCDAKISAFMLSQHCNETGLLFCRKDAHELLFPLHHHPHPPLPPPPIPIPKRSSEVKKERKDPSETLPPPAPILSPPPPKLPSLEEPKERAKKEIDPNAPLPPLPFHLHPPQKREMKKERKETADPSAPLPPVPLHLQPPTKRPSLDTNKDKEKERKDTSDPKRRTSEHNEKDRKDTRHSKPLKRPSMKLKIERKDSTDSKKLHPRKLSIEGRRESKDSTDSKSSHHLLKRQSSETKLERRDSTNSRSGNSPQAKKYSESKSKPETPKTPTTPTSPLSPSLSSSVGPLSPRLQTGDSIRDKCIEMLTAALRTDDDFKDYGANCEGMAAEIEDHIYQEIKATDMKYKNRVRSRISNLKDPKNPNLRKNVLAGAIELSRIATMTAEEMASDELKQLRNVLTQEAIREHQMAKTGGTTTDLLQCGKCRKKNCTYNQVQTRSADEPMTTFVLCNECGNRWKFC; via the exons ATGACGCGAGAGGAGGACCTGTTGCGGATTGCTAAAAAACTAGACAAGATGGTGTCTAGAAATAACATG GATGGAGCTCTAGATCTTCTGAGAGAATTGAAAAATTTCAACATGACACTGAAGCTTCTTCAG GATACAAGAATTGGCATGTCTGTCAACGGAATAAGAAAACATTGCACAGATGAGGATGTTGTCAACTTGGCAAAGATTCTTATCAAAAACTGGAAGAAGCTTTTAG AATCAGCTCAAAACCAGAAGTCTGAGAAGACAAATGAGAATGGCAGTCATCCAAGCAAGCAATCAGGGTCACCCAATAGGATTTCTCCTGAGAGAGAGTCCAG TCCACAAAGGTTGAAAACGGAAATTAAACCAGATTTAGACTTCAACAAGAAACCCGATGAAAAACACAGAAGAGAGAAACGAGATGCAGAGCTCAGGAACAGAAAACAAGAAAGTGAccagaaaaaagagaaacaatCTATTAACAATAAAAAGGAGCTAGAGAG CACAACAAAATGTCCAACAAG GAAAGATGCTCCCGTTGATTTTTTCCCTCCTGCTTCGATCATTTCTCACCATCCTCTAAGACGTTCATCAGTAGATGTAAAGAAAGAGAG AAAAGACACTCTGGGTTCTTTACAGTCTCTTCCTCTTCAGTCTCATCCCCCTAAGCGTCCCTTCATagatggaaagaaagaaaggttaGACATTGCGCTAGAAGTGCATGCAGTGTGTGACGCGAAAATATCTGCTTTCATGTTGAGTCAACACTGCAACGAGACTGGCTTATTATTCTGCAGGAAAGACGCACATGAACttctttttcctcttcatcATCACCCTCATCCTccacttcctcctcctcctaTTCCTATCCCTAAGCGCTCATCAGAAGTGAAGAAAGAAAG GAAAGATCCTTCTGAAACTTTACCTCCTCCTGCTCCTATcctttctcctcctcctcccaaACTTCCATCACTAGAGGAGCCCAAAGAAAG GGCAAAGAAAGAAATTGATCCGAATGCCCCTCTTCCTCCTTTACCTTTTCATCTACATCCTCCTCAGAAACGAGAGATGAAGAAAGAAAG AAAAGAAACAGCGGATCCCAGTGCTCCTCTCCCTCCTGTTCCTCTTCATCTTCAACCTCCTACAAAACGTCCCTCATTAGACACAAataaagacaaagagaaagaaag AAAAGACACATCAGACCCGAAGCGACGGACGTCTGAACACAATGAGAAAGATAG aaaagaCACAAGACACAGTAAACCACTCAAAAGACCATCAATGAAGCTCAAGATTGAGAG AAAGGACTCCACCGATTCCAAAAAGCTCCATCCTAGAAAGCTGAGCATAGAAGGACGGAGAGAAAG TAAGGACTCTACCGACTCCAAGTCAAGCCATCACCTTTTAAAACGACAATCAAGTGAAACTAAATTGGAAAG GAGAGATTCTACTAACTCAAGGTCTGGCAACTCACCTCAGGCCAAGAAATATAGTGAAAG CAAGAGTAAACCAGAGACCCCAAAGACGCCTACAACACCCACAAGCCCCCTCTCTCCATCGCTTAGCTCCAGTGTGGGTCCTTTATCTCCTCGTCTGCAAACCGGTGATTCCATCAGGGACAAATGCATTGAAATGCTGACTGCCGCACTACGTACAGATG ATGACTTTAAAGACTATGGGGCAAACTGTGAGGGCATGGCGGCGGAAATTGAGGATCATATC TACCAGGAGATAAAAGCCACAGACATGAAATACAAGAACAGAGTCCGCAGCCGCATAAGTAACCTGAAGGATCCTAAAAATCCCAATCTGCGTAAAAATGTCTTAGCTGGAGCCATCGAGTTGAGCCGCATCGCCACCATGACTGCTGAG GAAATGGCAAGTGATGAACTGAAACAGTTGAGGAACGTGTTGACCCAGGAGGCCATTCGAGAACATCAGATGGCAAAGACTGGAGGAACCACAACTGATCTGCTGCAGTGTGGCAAGTGCAGGAAGAAAAACTGCACCTACAACCAG GTGCAAACCCGGAGTGCTGATGAACCAATGACCACCTTTGTGTTGTGCAATGAATGTGGTAATCGCTGGAAG ttcTGTTAA
- the tcea3 gene encoding transcription elongation factor A protein 3 isoform X10, translating to MTREEDLLRIAKKLDKMVSRNNMDGALDLLRELKNFNMTLKLLQDTRIGMSVNGIRKHCTDEDVVNLAKILIKNWKKLLESAQNQKSEKTNENGSHPSKQSGSPNRISPERESSPQRLKTEIKPDLDFNKKPDEKHRREKRDAELRNRKQESDQKKEKQSINNKKELERKDALNSDHLPAQKTHSSPPPKCPLPSGEVKRESTTKCPTRKDAPVDFFPPASIISHHPLRRSSVDVKKERKDTLGSLQSLPLQSHPPKRPFIDGKKERKDTRHSKPLKRPSMKLKIERKDSTDSKKLHPRKLSIEGRRESKDSTDSKSSHHLLKRQSSETKLERRDSTNSRSGNSPQAKKYSESKSKPETPKTPTTPTSPLSPSLSSSVGPLSPRLQTGDSIRDKCIEMLTAALRTDDDFKDYGANCEGMAAEIEDHIYQEIKATDMKYKNRVRSRISNLKDPKNPNLRKNVLAGAIELSRIATMTAEEMASDELKQLRNVLTQEAIREHQMAKTGGTTTDLLQCGKCRKKNCTYNQVQTRSADEPMTTFVLCNECGNRWKFC from the exons ATGACGCGAGAGGAGGACCTGTTGCGGATTGCTAAAAAACTAGACAAGATGGTGTCTAGAAATAACATG GATGGAGCTCTAGATCTTCTGAGAGAATTGAAAAATTTCAACATGACACTGAAGCTTCTTCAG GATACAAGAATTGGCATGTCTGTCAACGGAATAAGAAAACATTGCACAGATGAGGATGTTGTCAACTTGGCAAAGATTCTTATCAAAAACTGGAAGAAGCTTTTAG AATCAGCTCAAAACCAGAAGTCTGAGAAGACAAATGAGAATGGCAGTCATCCAAGCAAGCAATCAGGGTCACCCAATAGGATTTCTCCTGAGAGAGAGTCCAG TCCACAAAGGTTGAAAACGGAAATTAAACCAGATTTAGACTTCAACAAGAAACCCGATGAAAAACACAGAAGAGAGAAACGAGATGCAGAGCTCAGGAACAGAAAACAAGAAAGTGAccagaaaaaagagaaacaatCTATTAACAATAAAAAGGAGCTAGAGAG GAAAGACGCATTGAACAGTGATCATCTTCCCGCCCAAAAGACGCATTCATCTCCGCCCCCAAAGTGTCCTCTTCCATCTGGGGAAGTGAAGAGGGAGAG CACAACAAAATGTCCAACAAG GAAAGATGCTCCCGTTGATTTTTTCCCTCCTGCTTCGATCATTTCTCACCATCCTCTAAGACGTTCATCAGTAGATGTAAAGAAAGAGAG AAAAGACACTCTGGGTTCTTTACAGTCTCTTCCTCTTCAGTCTCATCCCCCTAAGCGTCCCTTCATagatggaaagaaagaaag aaaagaCACAAGACACAGTAAACCACTCAAAAGACCATCAATGAAGCTCAAGATTGAGAG AAAGGACTCCACCGATTCCAAAAAGCTCCATCCTAGAAAGCTGAGCATAGAAGGACGGAGAGAAAG TAAGGACTCTACCGACTCCAAGTCAAGCCATCACCTTTTAAAACGACAATCAAGTGAAACTAAATTGGAAAG GAGAGATTCTACTAACTCAAGGTCTGGCAACTCACCTCAGGCCAAGAAATATAGTGAAAG CAAGAGTAAACCAGAGACCCCAAAGACGCCTACAACACCCACAAGCCCCCTCTCTCCATCGCTTAGCTCCAGTGTGGGTCCTTTATCTCCTCGTCTGCAAACCGGTGATTCCATCAGGGACAAATGCATTGAAATGCTGACTGCCGCACTACGTACAGATG ATGACTTTAAAGACTATGGGGCAAACTGTGAGGGCATGGCGGCGGAAATTGAGGATCATATC TACCAGGAGATAAAAGCCACAGACATGAAATACAAGAACAGAGTCCGCAGCCGCATAAGTAACCTGAAGGATCCTAAAAATCCCAATCTGCGTAAAAATGTCTTAGCTGGAGCCATCGAGTTGAGCCGCATCGCCACCATGACTGCTGAG GAAATGGCAAGTGATGAACTGAAACAGTTGAGGAACGTGTTGACCCAGGAGGCCATTCGAGAACATCAGATGGCAAAGACTGGAGGAACCACAACTGATCTGCTGCAGTGTGGCAAGTGCAGGAAGAAAAACTGCACCTACAACCAG GTGCAAACCCGGAGTGCTGATGAACCAATGACCACCTTTGTGTTGTGCAATGAATGTGGTAATCGCTGGAAG ttcTGTTAA
- the tcea3 gene encoding transcription elongation factor A protein 3 isoform X16 codes for MTREEDLLRIAKKLDKMVSRNNMDGALDLLRELKNFNMTLKLLQDTRIGMSVNGIRKHCTDEDVVNLAKILIKNWKKLLESAQNQKSEKTNENGSHPSKQSGSPNRISPERESSPQRLKTEIKPDLDFNKKPDEKHRREKRDAELRNRKQESDQKKEKQSINNKKELERKDALNSDHLPAQKTHSSPPPKCPLPSGEVKRESTTKCPTRKDAPVDFFPPASIISHHPLRRSSVDVKKERKDTLGSLQSLPLQSHPPKRPFIDGKKERLDIALEVHAVCDAKISAFMLSQHCNETGLLFCRKDAHELLFPLHHHPHPPLPPPPIPIPKRSSEVKKERKDPSETLPPPAPILSPPPPKLPSLEEPKERAKKEIDPNAPLPPLPFHLHPPQKREMKKERKETADPSAPLPPVPLHLQPPTKRPSLDTNKDKEKERKDTSDPKRRTSEHNEKDRSET; via the exons ATGACGCGAGAGGAGGACCTGTTGCGGATTGCTAAAAAACTAGACAAGATGGTGTCTAGAAATAACATG GATGGAGCTCTAGATCTTCTGAGAGAATTGAAAAATTTCAACATGACACTGAAGCTTCTTCAG GATACAAGAATTGGCATGTCTGTCAACGGAATAAGAAAACATTGCACAGATGAGGATGTTGTCAACTTGGCAAAGATTCTTATCAAAAACTGGAAGAAGCTTTTAG AATCAGCTCAAAACCAGAAGTCTGAGAAGACAAATGAGAATGGCAGTCATCCAAGCAAGCAATCAGGGTCACCCAATAGGATTTCTCCTGAGAGAGAGTCCAG TCCACAAAGGTTGAAAACGGAAATTAAACCAGATTTAGACTTCAACAAGAAACCCGATGAAAAACACAGAAGAGAGAAACGAGATGCAGAGCTCAGGAACAGAAAACAAGAAAGTGAccagaaaaaagagaaacaatCTATTAACAATAAAAAGGAGCTAGAGAG GAAAGACGCATTGAACAGTGATCATCTTCCCGCCCAAAAGACGCATTCATCTCCGCCCCCAAAGTGTCCTCTTCCATCTGGGGAAGTGAAGAGGGAGAG CACAACAAAATGTCCAACAAG GAAAGATGCTCCCGTTGATTTTTTCCCTCCTGCTTCGATCATTTCTCACCATCCTCTAAGACGTTCATCAGTAGATGTAAAGAAAGAGAG AAAAGACACTCTGGGTTCTTTACAGTCTCTTCCTCTTCAGTCTCATCCCCCTAAGCGTCCCTTCATagatggaaagaaagaaaggttaGACATTGCGCTAGAAGTGCATGCAGTGTGTGACGCGAAAATATCTGCTTTCATGTTGAGTCAACACTGCAACGAGACTGGCTTATTATTCTGCAGGAAAGACGCACATGAACttctttttcctcttcatcATCACCCTCATCCTccacttcctcctcctcctaTTCCTATCCCTAAGCGCTCATCAGAAGTGAAGAAAGAAAG GAAAGATCCTTCTGAAACTTTACCTCCTCCTGCTCCTATcctttctcctcctcctcccaaACTTCCATCACTAGAGGAGCCCAAAGAAAG GGCAAAGAAAGAAATTGATCCGAATGCCCCTCTTCCTCCTTTACCTTTTCATCTACATCCTCCTCAGAAACGAGAGATGAAGAAAGAAAG AAAAGAAACAGCGGATCCCAGTGCTCCTCTCCCTCCTGTTCCTCTTCATCTTCAACCTCCTACAAAACGTCCCTCATTAGACACAAataaagacaaagagaaagaaag AAAAGACACATCAGACCCGAAGCGACGGACGTCTGAACACAATGAGAAAGATAGGTCTGAAACGTGA